One Paramisgurnus dabryanus chromosome 8, PD_genome_1.1, whole genome shotgun sequence DNA window includes the following coding sequences:
- the etv1 gene encoding ETS translocation variant 1 isoform X4, whose protein sequence is MSSLFQTFRLKTKKESQMGLEQHEVAFHGLQLRIKREPHSPCTDLGTACSQERPFRLHYGEKCLYNISAYEQKHPAGMKAVSPVSTPCSTPVSPGQHVSPTAAPTPKPDRTYPHLVPPQPLPDSAYPMDHRFRRQLSEPCHSFPSPPSMSRDGRPMYHRQMSEPSIPFPPQGFKQEYADPLFEHPAMVGAPLPQSYTHSMMIKQEPRDFTYDSEVPSCHSMYLRQEGYLTHTNRAEGCMFDKVARHFYDDTCVVPEKVEGDIKQEAGLYREGPTYQRRGSLQLWQFLVALLDDPSNSHFIAWTGRGMEFKLIEPEEVARRWGIQKNRPAMNYDKLSRSLRYYYEKGIMQKVAGERYVYKFVCDPEALFSMAFPDNQRPVLKTDLERQINEEDTVPLSHFDENMAYVQDAGYCNPHPYSEGYVY, encoded by the exons aagaaagaaagtcaaatgggtttggaacaacatgagg TGGCTTTTCATGGGTTGCAGTTGAGGATAAAGAGAGAGCCCCACAGTCCATGCACTGATCTGGGGACAGCCTGTAGTCAGGAGAGGCCCTTCAGACTCCATTATGGAGAGAAGTGCCTGTACAACATCAG TGCCTACGAGCAGAAGCATCCCGCAGGAATGAAGGCCGTCAGCCCAGTGTCGACCCCCTGCAGTACACCCGTGTCCCCTGGACAGCATGTGTCTCCCACCGCCGCCCCTACCCCGAAACCAGACAGAACATATCCTCACCTCGTACCACCTCAGCCCCTCCCTGACAGCGCTTACCCCATGGACCACAG ATTTCGGCGGCAGCTATCTGAGCCATGTCATTCGTTCCCGTCACCTCCTTCAATGTCACGGGACGGTCGGCCCATGTATCACAGACAGATGTCGGAACCCAGCATCCCGTTCCCTCCTCAGGGGTTCAAGCAGGAGTACGCAGACCCCCTCTTTGAACATCCGGCCATGGTGGGGGCGCCTCTCCCCCAGTCGTACACACACTCCATGATGATCAAACAAGAGCCCCGCGACTTCACTTACGACTCGG AAGTGCCTAGCTGCCACTCTATGTATTTGAGACAAGAGGGATATTTAACCCACACTAACAGAGCCGAAG GATGTATGTTTGACAAAGTTGCAAGGCACTTTTATGATGACACATGTGTGGTCCCAGAAAAGGTGGAGG GCGACATTAAACAGGAGGCGGGGCTCTACCGCGAAGGCCCGACCTATCAGAGACGGGGCTCATTGCAGCTCTGGCAGTTTTTGGTGGCCCTGTTGGACGACCCATCAAACTCGCATTTCATTGCATGGACTGGCCGGGGGATGGAATTTAAACTCATTGAGCCAGAGGAg gttGCACGACGCTGGGGAATTCAAAAGAATCGGCCTGCCATGAACTACGACAAACTCAGCAGATCGTTGCGCTATTACTATGAGAAAGGCATCATGCAAAAG GTGGCAGGTGAAAGGTACGTGTATAAGTTTGTGTGCGACCCCGAGGCCTTGTTCTCCATGGCTTTCCCCGACAATCAGCGGCCGGTGCTGAAGACCGACCTGGAGCGGCAGATCAACGAGGAAGACACCGTCCCCTTGTCGCATTTCGATGAGAACATGGCGTACGTTCAAGATGCCGGCTACTGCAACCCCCACCCTTACAGCGAGGGATACGTCTACTGA
- the etv1 gene encoding ETS translocation variant 1 isoform X3 — protein MLQELNASVFFPPCLQHRPLAQVPDNDEQFVPDFQTENLAFHGLQLRIKREPHSPCTDLGTACSQERPFRLHYGEKCLYNISAYEQKHPAGMKAVSPVSTPCSTPVSPGQHVSPTAAPTPKPDRTYPHLVPPQPLPDSAYPMDHRFRRQLSEPCHSFPSPPSMSRDGRPMYHRQMSEPSIPFPPQGFKQEYADPLFEHPAMVGAPLPQSYTHSMMIKQEPRDFTYDSEVPSCHSMYLRQEGYLTHTNRAEGCMFDKVARHFYDDTCVVPEKVEGDIKQEAGLYREGPTYQRRGSLQLWQFLVALLDDPSNSHFIAWTGRGMEFKLIEPEEVARRWGIQKNRPAMNYDKLSRSLRYYYEKGIMQKVAGERYVYKFVCDPEALFSMAFPDNQRPVLKTDLERQINEEDTVPLSHFDENMAYVQDAGYCNPHPYSEGYVY, from the exons TGGCTTTTCATGGGTTGCAGTTGAGGATAAAGAGAGAGCCCCACAGTCCATGCACTGATCTGGGGACAGCCTGTAGTCAGGAGAGGCCCTTCAGACTCCATTATGGAGAGAAGTGCCTGTACAACATCAG TGCCTACGAGCAGAAGCATCCCGCAGGAATGAAGGCCGTCAGCCCAGTGTCGACCCCCTGCAGTACACCCGTGTCCCCTGGACAGCATGTGTCTCCCACCGCCGCCCCTACCCCGAAACCAGACAGAACATATCCTCACCTCGTACCACCTCAGCCCCTCCCTGACAGCGCTTACCCCATGGACCACAG ATTTCGGCGGCAGCTATCTGAGCCATGTCATTCGTTCCCGTCACCTCCTTCAATGTCACGGGACGGTCGGCCCATGTATCACAGACAGATGTCGGAACCCAGCATCCCGTTCCCTCCTCAGGGGTTCAAGCAGGAGTACGCAGACCCCCTCTTTGAACATCCGGCCATGGTGGGGGCGCCTCTCCCCCAGTCGTACACACACTCCATGATGATCAAACAAGAGCCCCGCGACTTCACTTACGACTCGG AAGTGCCTAGCTGCCACTCTATGTATTTGAGACAAGAGGGATATTTAACCCACACTAACAGAGCCGAAG GATGTATGTTTGACAAAGTTGCAAGGCACTTTTATGATGACACATGTGTGGTCCCAGAAAAGGTGGAGG GCGACATTAAACAGGAGGCGGGGCTCTACCGCGAAGGCCCGACCTATCAGAGACGGGGCTCATTGCAGCTCTGGCAGTTTTTGGTGGCCCTGTTGGACGACCCATCAAACTCGCATTTCATTGCATGGACTGGCCGGGGGATGGAATTTAAACTCATTGAGCCAGAGGAg gttGCACGACGCTGGGGAATTCAAAAGAATCGGCCTGCCATGAACTACGACAAACTCAGCAGATCGTTGCGCTATTACTATGAGAAAGGCATCATGCAAAAG GTGGCAGGTGAAAGGTACGTGTATAAGTTTGTGTGCGACCCCGAGGCCTTGTTCTCCATGGCTTTCCCCGACAATCAGCGGCCGGTGCTGAAGACCGACCTGGAGCGGCAGATCAACGAGGAAGACACCGTCCCCTTGTCGCATTTCGATGAGAACATGGCGTACGTTCAAGATGCCGGCTACTGCAACCCCCACCCTTACAGCGAGGGATACGTCTACTGA